The Ensifer adhaerens genome contains a region encoding:
- a CDS encoding LysR family transcriptional regulator gives MINKVRHRILNLSLGDAELRLLRVFASVVQHGGFSAAQTALGMTQATISTHMRHLEERLGLRLCSRGRSGFLLTDEGRLVYEATLDLFSSLENFQSRVGEAQGELTGSLTFGTVDAMITNRDLDLQGALAAFHRQAPRVHLEIDVAAPQVLHQGLLNGGYQIVLMPTVGSVTPHFRTRPVFSEVQKLYCAEGHPLFETPDEAITDELLEAQSFAGRTYMLTETICGVNFHWAAATPHMEGTLLLLLSGAYIGFLPDHYADEWVRNGRLRLLAPDRMSFEDMFHIAHPRNKPSRAAETLAQAIIASARPA, from the coding sequence ATGATCAACAAGGTTCGCCACCGCATTCTCAATCTGTCGCTCGGCGACGCGGAGCTCAGACTGCTGCGTGTGTTCGCCTCCGTCGTACAGCATGGCGGCTTCTCGGCCGCCCAGACGGCGCTCGGGATGACACAGGCGACGATCTCTACCCACATGCGCCATCTTGAGGAGCGGCTGGGACTACGCCTCTGCAGCCGCGGACGCAGCGGCTTCCTGCTGACCGACGAAGGGCGTCTCGTCTACGAGGCGACGCTTGATCTCTTCAGTTCGCTGGAGAATTTCCAGAGCCGTGTCGGCGAGGCGCAAGGGGAACTCACCGGCAGCCTGACCTTCGGTACCGTGGATGCGATGATTACCAATCGAGATCTCGATCTCCAGGGCGCGCTTGCCGCCTTCCACCGCCAGGCGCCACGCGTCCATCTCGAAATCGACGTCGCCGCCCCACAGGTCCTGCATCAAGGGCTCCTGAACGGCGGCTACCAGATCGTACTGATGCCGACGGTCGGCAGCGTCACGCCGCATTTCCGGACTCGACCGGTATTTTCCGAGGTGCAGAAACTCTATTGCGCCGAAGGTCACCCGCTGTTCGAGACGCCCGACGAGGCCATCACCGACGAACTCCTGGAGGCGCAGTCCTTCGCCGGCCGGACCTACATGCTCACCGAGACGATTTGCGGCGTCAATTTCCATTGGGCGGCCGCAACGCCACATATGGAGGGCACGCTGCTGCTTCTGCTTTCGGGCGCCTATATCGGCTTCCTTCCGGACCACTATGCCGACGAATGGGTGCGCAACGGCCGGCTGCGGCTGCTCGCGCCCGACCGCATGAGCTTCGAGGACATGTTTCACATCGCCCATCCCCGCAACAAGCCGTCCCGCGCCGCCGAAACGCTTGCCCAGGCGATCATCGCAAGCGCGCGCCCCGCATGA
- a CDS encoding BadF/BadG/BcrA/BcrD ATPase family protein, translating into MRGPEFSLGIDVGGTKTRWIVAEDGVPRVDHHVPTLTWRQANYSDADCFRLRQLVEATFGGRAPQRVVMGANGCNDEQALSRCENALRRCTGWNIRVVNDAELLAAAGAGRGISLIAGTGSIAVARDRAGRLMSAGGWGWLLGDDGGGAGLVRRALREALAAEDIGMPDQQLSEALMESLEISRLLHANERLADAPSAASLARHAPAIFKVAVQGSKAARRVLEDAASSLADHVGGLQRRGAVGPVFAGGGIFESQTEFFNQVSRLIRQRYGLIVFLVRDAPVFGAVRLASGLQRG; encoded by the coding sequence ATGCGCGGGCCCGAATTCTCGCTTGGTATCGATGTCGGCGGAACCAAGACGCGCTGGATCGTTGCGGAAGACGGTGTGCCGAGGGTGGATCACCACGTTCCGACGCTCACCTGGCGGCAAGCCAACTATTCCGACGCGGATTGTTTCAGGCTGCGGCAACTCGTGGAAGCGACCTTTGGCGGTCGCGCCCCGCAACGGGTTGTCATGGGCGCGAATGGGTGCAACGACGAGCAGGCCCTCAGCCGGTGCGAGAACGCGCTTCGCCGATGCACCGGATGGAACATCCGCGTCGTCAACGACGCGGAGTTGCTGGCGGCAGCAGGCGCTGGCCGAGGCATATCGCTCATTGCCGGCACGGGGTCCATCGCTGTGGCGAGAGATCGTGCCGGTCGATTGATGTCGGCTGGCGGGTGGGGATGGCTGCTCGGAGACGATGGCGGTGGGGCCGGACTGGTGCGGCGTGCCCTTCGCGAGGCGCTCGCCGCTGAAGACATCGGGATGCCGGATCAGCAGCTCTCCGAGGCGCTGATGGAAAGCCTGGAAATTTCCAGGCTTCTGCATGCAAACGAGCGATTGGCCGATGCGCCATCTGCGGCATCTCTGGCGCGCCACGCGCCGGCGATCTTTAAGGTCGCGGTGCAGGGCTCCAAAGCCGCCCGACGTGTCCTTGAAGACGCGGCCTCCAGTCTCGCCGATCATGTCGGCGGGCTCCAGCGGCGGGGGGCGGTCGGGCCTGTCTTTGCGGGAGGCGGCATATTCGAGAGCCAGACGGAGTTCTTCAATCAAGTAAGCCGCCTCATCCGGCAGCGATACGGCCTCATCGTGTTTCTCGTGCGCGATGCGCCGGTATTTGGAGCGGTCAGGCTTGCAAGCGGGTTGCAACGGGGATGA